From the genome of Pukyongia salina, one region includes:
- a CDS encoding mechanosensitive ion channel family protein codes for MEKFLPEILQSAIIITINLILRWILVRIVKRFSKKSEKVEHRTGLIIKYIDFAIIFLSIFGLILIWGVEFTDVGWVMSSVFAVIGIGFFAQWSILSNITSGIIMFFTFPYKIGDFIIIHDKDYNFEGTIEDIRGFHTVIKTNSGEIITYPNSLMLQKGVTVVKPDELDEFLQEEDKNVKEHPID; via the coding sequence ATGGAAAAATTCTTACCCGAAATATTACAATCGGCTATTATCATTACCATCAACCTTATTTTAAGATGGATATTGGTTCGAATAGTAAAGCGATTTTCGAAGAAGTCGGAAAAAGTTGAACATCGCACCGGATTGATAATAAAGTATATCGACTTTGCGATCATTTTCCTTAGTATTTTCGGTTTGATCCTTATCTGGGGCGTAGAGTTTACCGATGTTGGATGGGTGATGTCCTCGGTATTTGCTGTGATCGGGATCGGCTTTTTTGCGCAATGGTCTATCCTGTCCAATATTACAAGTGGGATAATCATGTTTTTCACCTTTCCGTACAAGATCGGAGATTTCATAATTATTCACGATAAAGATTACAATTTTGAAGGCACTATTGAAGATATCAGGGGATTTCATACCGTGATCAAGACAAACTCCGGTGAGATCATTACCTACCCTAATAGTTTAATGCTTCAGAAAGGAGTAACCGTGGTGAAGCCTGATGAATTGGATGAATTTTTACAGGAAGAAGATAAAAATGTTAAAGAACACCCAATAGATTAA
- a CDS encoding PIG-L family deacetylase produces MMRNYVIKCFLFSIFTLTTFAQQPKKPTASEIYHNLESLNFLGSALYIAAHPDDENTRLISWLANDLKARTAYLSITRGDGGQNLVGPEIRELLGVIRTQELLAARHTDGGEQFFTRAIDFGYSKHSDETLEIWNKKEVLGDVVRAIRKFRPDVIINRFDHRTPGSTHGHHTSSAMLSVEAFDLVNDPAKYPETAKKYGVWQPKRLFFNNYWSFFNDPDRYAEADMSNIVELNTGTYYPSLGLSNGEIASLSRSMHKSQGFGSTGRRGDQKEWLEFLKGDFQKNKTDLFEGIDTSWSRVQGGEAIGAILDPLEDNFNFQDPSAMLPHLLKAYSLVSMLKDPYWKEIKLKQLEQLILDCGGIFLEAVANTNAINPKGEYQLTIEAINRSDYPVSLRSITTPDGREIINELKDLKPNVNFSTVVPMTSQRMGTSAPYWLNEKGSLGMYKAPDELIGLPDTPAAEQVIFNLNFGRTQLAVVRDVVYKYNDPVKGEVYQPFEILPEVTTTIPEKVIIFPGRESREVPVTIVAGRDSINGTVQLNHPEGWKVSPPQQLFELDLKGSSQTVIFNVTPPETQSEGYLKPLVSLGSRFYDKELVTIDYEHIPFQRVLMPSEAKVVRIDIEKKGEQIGYINGAGDAIPESLSYIGYEVTSIDPADISSEKIKDFDAIVVGIRAYNTVPELAFKQDILLDYVKNGGVMLVQYNTNRRLVTDKLAPYALELSRDRVTDENSRVTILEPNHPALTSPNKITQSDFNGWVQERGLYFPNEWDEHFIPLLAMNDASDPETKGSLLVAAYGDGYYVYTGLSFFRELPAGVSGAYRLFANLLSLGN; encoded by the coding sequence ATGATGCGTAACTACGTTATTAAGTGCTTTCTTTTCAGCATATTTACCCTCACTACTTTTGCACAGCAACCCAAAAAACCAACCGCTTCCGAAATTTATCACAACCTTGAAAGTTTAAACTTTTTAGGTTCGGCCTTATACATTGCCGCGCATCCAGACGATGAGAACACCCGTCTCATTTCATGGCTTGCGAACGATCTGAAAGCTCGTACAGCCTATCTGTCTATTACCCGTGGTGACGGCGGACAGAATTTAGTTGGGCCGGAGATCAGGGAGTTACTAGGGGTAATTCGAACCCAGGAATTACTGGCAGCCAGACATACCGATGGAGGGGAACAGTTTTTTACGCGGGCGATCGATTTTGGTTACTCAAAACATTCGGACGAAACCCTGGAGATCTGGAATAAAAAAGAAGTGCTGGGTGATGTGGTAAGGGCCATCAGAAAATTCAGGCCGGATGTAATCATTAACAGATTCGATCATCGAACCCCGGGAAGTACTCACGGTCATCACACATCTTCGGCCATGTTAAGTGTGGAGGCTTTCGATCTTGTAAATGACCCAGCAAAATACCCGGAAACCGCCAAAAAGTACGGAGTTTGGCAACCCAAAAGACTTTTCTTCAATAATTATTGGTCCTTTTTCAACGATCCGGATCGCTATGCAGAAGCCGATATGTCCAATATCGTCGAACTCAACACAGGCACCTACTACCCTTCCCTTGGGCTCTCTAATGGTGAAATTGCCTCCCTGAGCAGAAGCATGCATAAATCGCAAGGCTTTGGAAGCACCGGGAGAAGAGGCGATCAAAAAGAATGGCTGGAATTTCTAAAGGGTGATTTTCAAAAGAACAAGACCGATCTCTTCGAGGGTATAGATACGAGCTGGAGCCGAGTGCAAGGCGGAGAAGCTATTGGGGCCATCCTGGATCCCCTGGAGGACAACTTCAATTTCCAGGATCCCTCTGCCATGTTACCACATTTGCTTAAGGCCTATTCTTTAGTTTCTATGCTAAAAGATCCTTATTGGAAGGAGATCAAATTAAAGCAACTGGAACAACTGATTCTCGACTGTGGTGGAATTTTCCTGGAAGCTGTGGCCAATACAAATGCCATCAACCCAAAAGGAGAATACCAGCTTACCATCGAAGCGATCAACAGATCAGACTACCCGGTATCCCTGCGTTCCATCACCACCCCGGACGGAAGGGAGATCATCAATGAGCTGAAAGATCTTAAACCCAACGTTAATTTTTCCACAGTGGTACCAATGACGTCCCAAAGAATGGGTACCTCGGCACCTTACTGGCTTAACGAAAAAGGTAGCCTGGGAATGTACAAAGCGCCTGACGAACTTATTGGGCTACCTGATACACCAGCGGCCGAACAAGTAATTTTCAATCTTAACTTTGGAAGAACACAATTAGCCGTGGTAAGAGATGTGGTTTATAAATATAACGATCCGGTAAAAGGGGAAGTCTACCAACCTTTTGAGATCCTGCCCGAAGTGACCACAACTATACCCGAAAAGGTAATCATCTTTCCCGGTCGAGAGAGCCGGGAGGTCCCGGTAACAATAGTTGCAGGCAGAGATAGTATAAACGGAACAGTACAATTAAATCATCCCGAAGGCTGGAAGGTAAGCCCGCCGCAACAACTATTCGAACTCGACCTAAAAGGATCCTCTCAAACAGTGATCTTCAACGTGACTCCGCCGGAAACCCAAAGTGAAGGATATCTAAAACCCCTTGTGTCCCTGGGAAGTAGATTTTATGATAAAGAGTTGGTTACCATAGACTATGAACATATTCCCTTTCAACGTGTTTTAATGCCTTCGGAAGCAAAAGTTGTACGAATCGATATAGAGAAAAAAGGCGAGCAGATTGGTTATATAAATGGTGCCGGTGATGCGATACCGGAGAGTTTAAGTTATATCGGTTACGAGGTAACTTCCATCGATCCTGCGGATATTTCTTCAGAAAAAATAAAAGATTTTGATGCGATTGTGGTGGGTATTCGCGCTTACAATACGGTGCCCGAACTAGCCTTTAAACAGGATATCCTCCTGGACTATGTCAAAAACGGTGGAGTGATGCTGGTGCAATATAATACGAACAGGCGATTGGTTACAGACAAGCTCGCTCCTTATGCGCTGGAATTATCCCGTGATCGAGTAACCGATGAAAACTCCAGAGTCACTATCCTGGAACCTAACCACCCGGCATTAACGAGTCCAAATAAGATCACTCAATCCGATTTCAACGGTTGGGTGCAGGAAAGAGGCTTATACTTTCCTAACGAATGGGACGAGCATTTTATTCCACTCCTCGCCATGAACGATGCTTCAGATCCTGAAACAAAAGGTTCGCTACTAGTAGCCGCCTACGGTGATGGTTATTATGTGTATACCGGACTGAGTTTTTTTAGAGAATTGCCGGCAGGTGTTAGTGGTGCGTACCGATTGTTTGCTAACTTGTTATCTTTGGGGAACTAG
- a CDS encoding sodium:solute symporter, producing MSFDNLGQIDWIVLISTLVFIVLYGTYKARGSKNVVDYLKGGNQAKWWTIGLSVMATQASAITFLSTPGQAFHDGMGFVQFYFGLPLAMVVICLVFIPLYHRLKVFTAYEYLETRFDLKTRTLTAILFLIQRGLAAGITIFAPAIILSAVLEWNLFYLNIIIGVLVIIYTVSGGTRAVSVTQKQQMAVIMGGMLIAFLIILNYLPLDISMDKALDIAGANGKMEILDFSFDFENRYTFWSGIIGGSFLALSYFGTDQSQVQRYLSGRSVRQSQMGMIMNGLLKVPLQFFILLIGVMVFVFYQFNASPLHFNPAGVKDVMNSEYAEEYQALEDHKRLLENDLRVKQIEYAKADDPSKELDLRSEILQLNKAEDSLRNQSKVLIKKANPNAETNDKDYVFIHFILNNLPRGLIGLLLAVILSAAMSSTASELNALGSTTAIDLYRRNTPGQTERHYMMASKWFTLLWGVIAIGVASIANLFDNLIQLVNIIGSIFYGNVLGIFLLAFFIKYVKSRSTFIAALITQVIVILVWWIDLMPYLWLNVLGCVLVMGIAALLQLVLGRKDEK from the coding sequence ATGAGTTTCGATAACCTGGGGCAAATAGATTGGATCGTACTCATTAGTACCTTAGTTTTCATAGTGCTTTACGGCACTTATAAAGCGAGGGGCAGTAAGAATGTTGTCGACTACCTAAAGGGAGGCAATCAAGCTAAATGGTGGACTATTGGATTAAGTGTGATGGCTACTCAGGCCAGCGCGATCACCTTTCTGTCTACTCCGGGACAGGCCTTTCACGACGGGATGGGCTTTGTGCAATTCTACTTTGGACTTCCCCTTGCCATGGTGGTGATATGTCTGGTTTTTATTCCACTTTACCATAGATTAAAAGTCTTTACGGCTTATGAATATCTGGAAACTAGATTCGATCTTAAAACACGTACATTAACAGCCATACTGTTTTTAATTCAGCGCGGACTGGCGGCCGGGATCACCATCTTTGCGCCTGCCATTATTCTATCTGCGGTACTGGAATGGAACCTGTTCTACCTCAATATTATCATTGGCGTCCTCGTGATCATTTACACGGTAAGTGGGGGTACAAGAGCTGTAAGTGTTACCCAGAAACAGCAAATGGCTGTTATTATGGGAGGAATGCTCATTGCTTTTTTAATTATTCTGAATTATCTGCCGCTGGACATCTCCATGGATAAAGCGTTGGATATAGCCGGAGCCAACGGTAAAATGGAGATCCTCGATTTTTCTTTCGATTTTGAGAATCGATACACCTTCTGGAGCGGAATAATTGGCGGTAGTTTCCTTGCCCTCTCCTACTTTGGGACAGATCAGAGCCAGGTACAGCGATACCTGTCTGGCAGATCTGTAAGGCAGAGCCAAATGGGAATGATCATGAATGGTCTCCTTAAGGTGCCTTTGCAATTCTTCATCCTGTTAATAGGGGTAATGGTGTTTGTATTCTACCAGTTCAACGCGTCCCCGTTACACTTTAATCCTGCCGGCGTAAAAGATGTGATGAACTCTGAATATGCCGAAGAGTACCAGGCTCTAGAGGACCATAAGCGGCTTCTTGAAAACGACCTGAGGGTTAAGCAGATCGAATATGCAAAGGCCGATGATCCTTCTAAAGAACTCGATCTTAGGTCGGAGATCCTGCAATTGAACAAAGCAGAAGATTCGCTGCGTAACCAAAGTAAGGTGCTCATTAAAAAAGCTAACCCCAATGCCGAGACCAACGATAAGGATTATGTTTTTATTCATTTTATTCTGAACAATCTCCCCCGCGGACTCATAGGCTTGCTCCTGGCCGTTATCCTTAGCGCGGCCATGTCTTCCACTGCTTCCGAATTGAACGCGTTGGGATCCACTACGGCTATTGATCTATACAGGCGAAATACGCCCGGACAGACGGAAAGACATTATATGATGGCCTCCAAATGGTTCACCTTGCTCTGGGGGGTGATCGCAATTGGTGTTGCCAGTATCGCTAATTTGTTCGATAACCTCATCCAATTGGTGAATATTATAGGGTCTATTTTCTACGGAAACGTCCTGGGGATCTTTTTACTGGCCTTTTTTATAAAGTATGTAAAGAGCAGGTCCACCTTTATAGCAGCCCTTATTACCCAGGTGATCGTAATTTTAGTATGGTGGATCGATCTTATGCCCTATCTGTGGCTCAATGTTTTAGGATGTGTGCTCGTTATGGGAATAGCGGCATTACTGCAGCTTGTCTTGGGACGAAAAGATGAAAAATAA
- a CDS encoding helix-turn-helix domain-containing protein: protein MSKNPVLESISPKFGSSLKVLNFLGATNEHAPTWHFHPEMEIAYINGGSGKRHIGNHISYYNDGDLIFIGANLPHFGFTDSLTGNKSEVVIQVKEDFLGPDFFSAPEMHKIKQLLKRSKQGIVFHESVREVVGPQIEALLELSNFEQLLAFLKILQQLSETEDYTLLNVEKVVLESKPQDAQRMDTVFSFVSKEFTRPISLAEIADKVSMTEQAFSRYFRKKNGKTFTQFVNEYRLVHASKLLSEQHLSITDVCYASGFNNFSHFNKSFKAFTGKSPSKYRDAFKNVLES from the coding sequence ATGAGCAAGAACCCAGTATTAGAATCGATATCGCCAAAATTCGGGAGTTCGTTGAAGGTGCTTAACTTTTTAGGAGCCACCAATGAACATGCCCCTACATGGCATTTCCATCCAGAAATGGAGATCGCCTACATAAATGGGGGCAGCGGAAAAAGGCATATTGGGAATCATATCTCTTATTATAATGACGGGGACCTAATCTTCATTGGAGCCAATTTGCCTCATTTTGGTTTTACAGACAGTTTAACAGGAAATAAGAGTGAGGTGGTGATCCAGGTGAAAGAGGACTTCCTGGGTCCGGATTTTTTTTCGGCACCCGAGATGCATAAGATCAAACAGCTGTTAAAGCGAAGTAAACAAGGAATTGTCTTTCATGAATCGGTGCGGGAAGTTGTGGGACCTCAGATAGAAGCCTTACTGGAGCTATCAAATTTTGAACAATTGCTTGCATTTCTGAAGATCTTACAACAGCTGTCAGAGACAGAGGACTACACCCTCTTGAACGTTGAAAAGGTGGTACTTGAGTCTAAGCCCCAGGATGCTCAGCGTATGGATACCGTCTTTTCCTTCGTAAGTAAAGAATTTACACGACCTATTTCTCTGGCCGAGATTGCCGATAAGGTGAGTATGACAGAGCAGGCATTCAGCAGGTATTTCAGAAAGAAGAATGGGAAAACCTTTACCCAGTTTGTTAATGAATACCGCCTGGTACACGCATCTAAACTACTTAGCGAGCAACATCTTAGTATTACCGATGTGTGCTATGCAAGCGGATTCAATAACTTCTCACATTTCAACAAGAGTTTTAAAGCTTTTACAGGAAAAAGCCCGTCCAAATACCGCGATGCCTTTAAGAATGTGCTGGAATCCTGA
- a CDS encoding T9SS type A sorting domain-containing protein, with amino-acid sequence MRTITTICAFVALSLTISLSAQQTRSISQLLDVLKQNHMGSITDVFSAAEIALLRDHLNTANYTDASKVMGDMAIHTTENTLTNFAKIDKMDLSTITIIAPSPLNDFEGAGATIPMTNATTVVDNGNNFYHVNADGTYTTIGQIMPDAGQSFTGLEYTSDGNLYGIATNGSGSTRLYQINLTNQTATPVGTDNGLVVGIALGRDMNNNLFTYDIDTNLVYRIDRVTGLPTLLGDIGFDANFGQGMGYHPGDDKLYISAFNNTSFKPELRTVDTNTGASTLVGTIVPAQTYQFAWMSLFDTLLGTDNPANMEIGLSPNPVRDILTVSSEMNIESVAIYSVLGQLIQQSRTDSSRVTLDVSALNSGVYIISLGNGERSTTKKFIKL; translated from the coding sequence ATGAGAACAATTACTACAATTTGCGCCTTTGTGGCCCTATCGCTCACAATTTCGTTAAGCGCTCAGCAAACCAGAAGTATATCCCAATTGCTGGATGTACTCAAACAGAACCACATGGGAAGTATAACCGATGTTTTTAGCGCGGCAGAGATTGCGTTGCTTCGCGATCATCTCAACACGGCCAATTATACCGACGCCTCCAAAGTGATGGGAGACATGGCTATCCATACCACCGAAAACACCCTTACCAACTTCGCTAAGATCGATAAAATGGATCTTTCCACGATTACCATTATCGCACCTTCACCACTCAATGACTTTGAAGGCGCTGGCGCTACTATACCAATGACCAACGCTACTACAGTGGTGGATAATGGAAATAATTTCTACCATGTAAATGCAGACGGTACCTATACAACAATTGGCCAGATCATGCCGGATGCCGGACAATCGTTTACAGGCCTGGAATACACCTCAGATGGAAACTTATATGGAATAGCCACAAATGGCTCTGGTAGCACTCGACTATACCAGATAAATCTAACTAACCAGACTGCTACACCGGTGGGTACCGACAACGGACTCGTTGTTGGTATCGCCCTGGGCCGCGACATGAACAATAATTTGTTCACTTATGATATTGATACAAACCTGGTTTACCGTATAGATCGAGTAACCGGATTGCCTACCCTTTTAGGAGACATAGGTTTTGATGCTAATTTTGGGCAAGGAATGGGATATCACCCGGGAGATGATAAATTGTATATTTCGGCTTTCAACAACACCAGTTTTAAACCAGAATTAAGAACGGTCGACACCAATACCGGAGCATCAACCCTGGTGGGGACAATAGTTCCGGCGCAAACCTATCAGTTTGCCTGGATGAGTCTGTTCGATACGCTTTTAGGTACAGATAACCCGGCCAATATGGAGATTGGATTAAGTCCGAACCCTGTTAGGGATATACTTACAGTTTCTTCGGAAATGAATATCGAATCTGTGGCAATATATTCGGTACTGGGGCAATTAATTCAGCAAAGTCGAACAGATAGTTCGAGGGTGACACTCGATGTTTCAGCCCTAAACAGCGGAGTTTATATTATTTCGCTGGGTAACGGTGAACGATCGACCACTAAAAAGTTCATTAAGCTGTAA
- a CDS encoding DUF2911 domain-containing protein, which produces MKKLLLFVCAISVSISAYAQLQTPAPSPYQKIEQTIGLTDVTLEYSRPSMKGRTIYGGLVPYDKIWRTGANANTKITFSNAVEVGGTKLAPGTYAIYTKPGAQSWEVYFYSDANNWGTPQKWDDSKVAAKLKAQLFPMPMEVQTFTMTFDDVTNNSANLGIIWENLYVAVPIKFYTDQHVSASIDEVMSGPSANDYYSAAVYYLESGKDISKAKKWIDKAIEMREEPAFWYHRQQSLIYAKSGDKSGAIKAAKKSLELAQKAGNDDYIALNSKSLKEWGAM; this is translated from the coding sequence ATGAAAAAATTATTATTATTTGTTTGTGCGATTTCCGTAAGTATTTCGGCATATGCACAGCTACAAACTCCCGCACCAAGTCCTTATCAGAAGATCGAACAAACAATAGGACTAACAGACGTGACCCTGGAATATTCTCGTCCATCTATGAAAGGCAGAACCATATATGGAGGACTGGTTCCTTACGACAAGATCTGGCGAACCGGAGCTAACGCAAACACAAAGATCACCTTTAGTAATGCAGTAGAAGTAGGAGGGACCAAGCTAGCCCCCGGAACCTATGCAATTTACACCAAGCCTGGTGCACAAAGCTGGGAAGTTTATTTCTATTCGGATGCAAACAACTGGGGAACACCACAAAAATGGGATGATTCTAAGGTAGCTGCGAAACTAAAAGCACAGTTATTCCCAATGCCCATGGAAGTTCAAACATTTACGATGACCTTCGATGACGTTACCAACAATTCTGCGAATCTGGGTATTATCTGGGAAAATCTTTACGTTGCGGTGCCTATAAAATTCTATACAGATCAACATGTTTCAGCTAGCATAGACGAGGTTATGTCCGGGCCTTCTGCCAACGACTACTATTCGGCTGCGGTATATTACCTGGAATCGGGTAAAGATATCTCCAAGGCTAAGAAATGGATAGATAAGGCGATCGAGATGCGTGAAGAGCCTGCATTCTGGTATCATAGACAACAATCGCTTATTTACGCTAAGTCTGGCGACAAGAGTGGAGCCATCAAGGCAGCTAAGAAATCTTTAGAATTAGCTCAAAAAGCAGGGAACGATGATTATATCGCTCTAAATTCTAAAAGTTTAAAAGAATGGGGTGCTATGTAA
- a CDS encoding SRPBCC family protein: MKIYTLRAKQSLPISKQQAWDFLSEPRNLKVITPDYMGFNIVSGADRPMFAGQIIQYIVTPLMGIKTTWVTEITHVDEGRYFVDEQRFGPYALWHHKHFIREIEGGVEMEDIVDYKLPFGSIGRLAHPFLVKPKLKEIFDYRKAKLTELFGEI; the protein is encoded by the coding sequence ATGAAGATCTATACCCTTAGGGCGAAACAGTCGCTACCCATTTCGAAACAGCAGGCATGGGATTTTTTATCCGAACCTCGTAACCTAAAAGTGATCACACCAGATTATATGGGTTTCAATATAGTGTCTGGTGCAGACCGTCCCATGTTCGCCGGACAGATAATACAATACATAGTAACCCCTTTAATGGGAATAAAGACCACCTGGGTCACCGAGATCACTCATGTAGATGAGGGTAGATACTTTGTGGACGAACAGCGCTTTGGTCCTTATGCGCTATGGCATCACAAACATTTCATCAGAGAAATAGAAGGTGGTGTGGAAATGGAGGATATTGTGGATTATAAACTTCCCTTCGGATCTATAGGAAGGTTAGCTCATCCATTTTTGGTAAAACCGAAATTGAAGGAAATATTCGATTATCGAAAAGCTAAACTTACGGAGCTCTTTGGTGAAATTTAA
- a CDS encoding SDR family NAD(P)-dependent oxidoreductase encodes MKKKILLIGGSYGIGLAIANTLKNDCNVYIASRTQDLVPEGVRYLEFDVRKDNVATLDLPDTLDGLVYCPGSINLRPFKMLRPENFQEDLDINFMGLLRCVHGLLPKLTNAPQASLVFFSTVAVKVGMPFHTSVAAAKGAVEGFAKALAAEYAPKFRVNVIAPSLTDSPLAEKLLSSEEKKEKMGQRHPLNRVGTTTDIAEIAAFLLDERSSWMTGQIIGVDGGLSTLNVN; translated from the coding sequence ATGAAAAAAAAAATATTGCTCATTGGAGGCTCTTATGGTATCGGATTGGCTATAGCCAACACCCTAAAGAACGATTGCAATGTTTATATTGCTTCACGAACGCAGGATCTTGTGCCCGAGGGAGTACGCTACCTGGAATTTGATGTGAGAAAGGACAATGTTGCCACTCTGGATCTGCCGGATACGCTGGACGGACTTGTATACTGCCCGGGAAGTATAAATCTACGGCCGTTTAAAATGCTGCGACCGGAGAATTTTCAGGAAGATCTGGACATAAATTTCATGGGCTTATTGCGTTGTGTGCACGGATTATTACCAAAGCTAACCAACGCACCCCAGGCCAGCCTGGTTTTCTTTAGTACGGTTGCAGTTAAAGTAGGCATGCCATTTCATACTTCTGTGGCAGCTGCAAAAGGTGCCGTTGAAGGATTTGCGAAAGCGCTGGCTGCAGAATATGCACCGAAATTCAGAGTAAATGTGATCGCCCCTAGTTTAACAGATTCACCATTGGCAGAAAAACTATTGTCTTCAGAAGAGAAAAAAGAGAAAATGGGGCAACGTCATCCCCTGAACCGAGTAGGCACAACAACCGATATAGCAGAGATCGCTGCATTTTTACTGGACGAAAGGTCTTCCTGGATGACCGGTCAGATTATAGGAGTGGATGGTGGGTTGTCTACCCTGAATGTAAATTGA
- a CDS encoding cryptochrome/photolyase family protein yields the protein MSEKLNIFWFRRDLRLEDNVGFCKALHGKHRVMPIFIFDKKILDELPEDDGRVSFIFENVQKIRQQLQEHDSSIAVYHGEPLEIFKKVVKEHEIENVITNHDYEPYARERDKEIGEFLSKNNIGFHTFKDQVIFEKDEIVKDDGDPYVVYTPYMKKWKSNFNAEKQLKSFDPSKVMSNLIEHSRLPNLSLSDMGFRKSSIKVPDYTVSSQLIDNYKKTRNFPAKDGTSHLGPHLRFGTVSIRRMMARAIESKDEVFWQELIWREFFMQILFHYPETVHNAFRKKYDRISWRNNESEFEKWKEGKTGYPLVDAGMRQLNATGYMHNRVRMLVASFLCKHLLIDWRWGEAYFAEKLLDYEQASNVGNWQWASGSGVDAAPYFRIFNPTTQIEKFDKEKKYIKTWVEEYGTNSYPEKIVDHKEARERALSTYKEAVS from the coding sequence ATGAGTGAAAAATTAAATATTTTTTGGTTCCGAAGAGACCTTAGACTGGAAGACAACGTAGGATTTTGCAAGGCATTGCACGGAAAACACCGGGTCATGCCAATTTTTATTTTCGATAAGAAGATCCTGGATGAACTCCCCGAGGATGATGGACGGGTTAGTTTTATTTTCGAGAACGTTCAAAAGATTCGACAGCAGCTCCAGGAACATGACAGTAGCATCGCGGTTTATCACGGTGAGCCTCTGGAGATCTTCAAAAAGGTTGTGAAAGAACATGAAATAGAGAACGTGATCACAAATCATGACTACGAACCTTACGCCCGGGAAAGGGACAAGGAGATAGGAGAATTCCTTTCCAAAAATAATATAGGTTTCCATACTTTTAAAGACCAGGTGATCTTCGAAAAGGATGAGATCGTAAAAGATGATGGCGATCCATATGTGGTATATACCCCTTATATGAAAAAATGGAAGTCGAATTTCAATGCAGAGAAGCAGCTGAAATCCTTCGACCCTTCCAAGGTAATGTCTAACCTGATAGAACACAGTCGTTTACCCAACTTATCCTTAAGTGATATGGGTTTTAGGAAATCTAGTATAAAAGTCCCCGATTATACAGTATCGTCCCAACTTATAGATAATTACAAGAAAACAAGGAACTTTCCGGCAAAGGACGGCACGTCGCACCTGGGCCCGCATCTTAGATTTGGAACGGTAAGTATAAGGCGTATGATGGCACGGGCCATAGAGAGTAAGGATGAGGTTTTTTGGCAGGAACTTATCTGGCGGGAATTCTTTATGCAGATCTTGTTTCATTATCCGGAGACGGTGCATAATGCTTTCAGAAAAAAATACGACAGAATTTCGTGGCGAAATAACGAATCAGAATTTGAGAAATGGAAAGAGGGAAAAACCGGTTATCCCCTGGTGGATGCAGGAATGAGACAATTAAACGCCACGGGTTATATGCACAACAGGGTGCGAATGCTGGTGGCGAGCTTTTTGTGTAAGCATCTGTTAATAGACTGGCGCTGGGGCGAGGCTTATTTTGCCGAAAAACTACTCGATTACGAACAGGCAAGTAATGTGGGTAACTGGCAATGGGCCAGTGGAAGTGGTGTGGATGCCGCTCCTTATTTCAGAATATTCAATCCAACAACACAGATAGAGAAATTCGACAAGGAAAAGAAATACATTAAAACATGGGTTGAAGAATATGGAACAAACAGCTATCCGGAGAAAATTGTTGACCATAAGGAAGCCCGCGAAAGAGCCTTAAGTACTTATAAAGAAGCAGTTAGCTAA
- a CDS encoding (4Fe-4S)-binding protein: protein MKLYDNEFTNGEITVNYDPNKCIHAEICAKGLSEVFRTTVIPWIHMDGADSKTIIEQVKKCPSGALSFCYNKELAAVK from the coding sequence ATGAAATTATACGACAACGAGTTCACCAACGGTGAAATTACAGTTAACTACGACCCCAACAAGTGTATTCACGCAGAGATTTGCGCCAAAGGTTTATCTGAAGTTTTCCGTACTACGGTAATTCCGTGGATACATATGGACGGAGCTGATAGTAAAACGATTATCGAACAGGTTAAAAAATGTCCTTCGGGAGCGCTAAGCTTCTGTTATAACAAAGAATTGGCTGCTGTTAAATAA